One genomic window of Quercus robur chromosome 6, dhQueRobu3.1, whole genome shotgun sequence includes the following:
- the LOC126689056 gene encoding uncharacterized protein LOC126689056 has protein sequence MALRPIDNALPTTPERPKKQAKVVVPIQKQSDSIVNDENKAPTAADATVEYILSENLEAIPNPESKIQSLIEGLESKDWIKVCESLNDVRRFALYHSTLLLPLLEKVVLALVKAMKNPRSALCKTSIMASSDIFHAYGDKFLDSFPSDAFDQLLLQLLLKASQDKRFVCEEADKALSAMVGSMTPLPLLNKLRVYVSHANFRIRAKAAISISNCVSKMGLEGMKEFGLVELVQMSADLLKDRLPEAREAARSVVISIYEAFTESEEQKQEAWQSFCQSNLSPIHAQSMFKIIPSL, from the exons atGGCGTTGAGACCCATTGATAATGCTCTTCCAACAACACCAGAAAGGCCCAAAAAGCAAGCAAAAGTTGTGGTTCCAATCCAAAAACAATCTGATTCTATTGTCAATGACGAGAACAAGGCACCCACTGCTGCTGATGCCACTGTTGAATATATTTTGTCTGAAAATCTCGAGGCCATACCAAATCCTGAGTCCAAGATCCAA AGCTTGATTGAAGGGTTAGAGTCAAAGGATTGGATAAAAGTTTGTGAGTCACTGAATGATGTCAGGCGATTTGCGTTGTATCATTCTACTCTATTGCTTCCGCTCTT GGAAAAAGTAGTGTTGGCGTTGGTGAAGGCCATGAAAAATCCAAGAAGTGCTTTGTGCAAGACCTCTATTATGGCTTCATCTGATATTTTCCATGCCTACGGTGACAAGTTCCTCGACTCCTTCCCATCTGATGCATTTGACCAATTG CTGCTGCAGCTACTACTGAAAGCGTCCCAAGACAAGCGATTTGTATGTGAAGAAGCAGACAAGGCACTAAGCGCAATGGTGGGGTCAATGACTCCCTTGCCTCTGCTTAATAAGCTCCGCGTGTATGTTAGCCATGCCAACTTTAGAATCAGAGCCAAGGCTGCCATTTCCATCTCAAATTGTGTTTCTAAGATG GGGCTAGAAGGAATGAAAGAGTTTGGGTTAGTAGAATTGGTTCAAATGTCTGCAGATTTATTGAAAGATAGACTGCCTGAGGCAAGAGAAGCTGCAAGAAGTGTTGTGATTTCAATATATGAGGCTTTTACAGAGAGTGAAGAGCAGAAGCAGGAGGCATGGCAAAGCTTTTGCCAGTCTAATTTATCACCCATTCATGCTCAGTCCATGTTCAAGATTATCCCTTCTTTATAG
- the LOC126689055 gene encoding uncharacterized protein LOC126689055 gives MAGAHCATTTFSLLTPPINPTVTRPKARASASLPLPLPKPTQRKNYLRPKILKTLTKPPSNPVIPIVSPETENLDFESPTDETSTENLAADIGETVEVEEFRSSETPATAADGIVGKLSARSVLKYGAYLVGLFVFQTICSVWILGKANSDSVKDGNLDSSDKNRKKNSSSNKEKVLFGSDSELEMKIEEIRAMAREARRSEKNAGKEGGEDDEFGEESLISKRRIGIEKEIGAKLSNLQKRLNSNLANKVEDKVKRGNSDSKDANGTLMFKKKLKFKSPPMKVKNGSKGFGGTKDRIRNVDNGKKSGSKSVEGDRRKLRGQESLSDLGNAQQRNGRVVQKTDSERSSVEVVNSEQSVKFETQHSHKFTNGNEGTASTSDNHAVFSINGNSKHREVGDEPLANKFIEKQPNTESDFWWLRLPHVLAILMRRGSDHEGQGGLYTLKISPEAQEQRDCYTVAFEDRVDASNFCFLLESFFEDLGDFSSDVVPLPVKELHEAVSDGMKVIVVKKRQLQLYAGQPFADVEMALHSLVDGDQSASPANSR, from the exons ATGGCGGGTGCGCACTGCGCCACCACCACCTTCTCTCTCCTCACACCTCCCATAAACCCCACTGTCACGCGACCAAAAGCGCGTGCATCAGCTTCGCTTCCTCTCCCACTTCCAAAACCCACACAGCGAAAAAATTATCTCCGCCCCAAAatcctcaaaaccctaactaAACCCCCTTCAAACCCAGTAATTCCCATCGTGTCCCCCGAAACCGAAAACCTCGATTTCGAGTCTCCAACAGACGAAACATCTACCGAGAATCTCGCCGCCGATATCGGAGAAACAGTTGAAGTGGAAGAGTTTCGGAGCTCCGAGACACCGGCCACTGCAGCCGATGGCATTGTTGGTAAATTATCGGCCAGGTCTGTCCTAAAATACGGTGCGTATTTGGTTGGTCTCTTTGTGTTTCAGACTATTTGTTCTGTTTGGATACTGGGAAAAGCCAATTCCGATTCAGTAAAAGACGGGAACTTGGATAGCTCTGATAAGAATAGAAAGAAGAATAGTAGTAGTAATAAAGAGAAAGTTTTGTTTGGTTCTGATTCTGAATTGGAAATGAAAATCGAAGAAATTCGAGCTATGGCAAGGGAAGCTCGAAGGAGTGAGAAGAATGCCGGTAAGGAAGGCGGCGAGGATGATGAATTTGGTGAAGAAAGTTTGATTTCGAAGCGTAGAATTGGAATTGAGAAAGAGATTGGTGCGAAATTGAGTAATTTGCAAAAGCGGTTGAATTCGAATTTGGCTAATAAGGTTGAAGATAAGGTTAAGAGGGGTAATTCGGATTCTAAGGATGCGAATGGGACATTGATGTTTAAGAAAAAGCTCAAATTTAAGAGCCCTCCAATGAAGGTGAAAAATGGTTCCAAGGGATTTGGAGGTACCAAGGATCGAATTCGTAATGTGGATAATGGGAAGAAGAGTGGTTCGAAGAGTGTAGAAGGTGACAGAAGAAAATTGCGCGGGCAAGAGTCATTGTCGGATTTGGGAAATGCTCAACAGAGAAATG gCCGCGTTGTCCAGAAGACTGATTCAGAAAGGTCTTCAGTTGAAGTAGTGAATTCGGAACAGTCAGTAAAGTTTGAGACTCAACATTCTCACAAATTCACAAATGGGAATGAGGGAACTGCCTCCACATCTGATAATCATGCTGTGTTTAGTATAAATGGCAATTCAAAACACAGAGAAGTTGGAGATGAACCGTTGGCTAACAAATTCATAGAAAAGCAACCAAACACTGAATCTGATTTTTGGTGGTTGAGGCTTCCTCATGTTCTG GCTATACTTATGCGTAGAGGTTCTGACCATGAAGGACAGGGGGGACTATACACCCTAAAGATTTCCCCTGAGGCACAGGAACAGCGCGACTGCTATACTGTTGCTTTTGAGGATCGTGTTGATGCCAGTAATTTCTGTTTTCTACTGGAATCATTTTTTGAAGATCTGGGCGATTTTAGTTCTGACGTTGTTCCTTTACCAGTAAAG GAACTTCATGAAGCAGTATCAGATGGCATGAAGGTAATTGTTGTGAAGAAGAGGCAACTTCAACTCTATGCTGGCCAACCATTTGCTGATGTCGAGATGGCTTTGCACTCTTTGGTTGATGGAGATCAAAGTGCCTCTCCAGCAAATTCAAGATAG